The segment ccccgcaggtggAGGGGGGTGGGGCCCCTGGGCAGGTGGTAGGATGGGCCCCCCGGgcaggtggagggggtgggggcccccGCCCGCTCACCTGGTAGAAGGCGTGGAAGTTCCTTTCGCCCACGTGCTGCTTGAGGACCCGAGACTGAGGAGAGAGGACAGCCGGACTCCAGAGGGGCAGGGTCTTCCCGGGGACCCCATCTGAGCGTTCCGAGGTGCAGGGCGGGCTGGGGTCACGGGCCCAGGCCCCAGGCGCACTGAGAACCGCATGGAAGCGGGGGCGGCCTGGGAAGGGTCTCAGCCGGGGTCCCCGGGCCCTCCTCGGCCTACCTGCCTACCTTCTCCAGCAGGTAACTGTGGATGTGCCCGCCGATGGGGTCCCCCTTGAAGTCGAAGTTGATGTCCATGTACTTGCCGAAGCGGCTCGAGTTGTGGTTGCGGTTGGTGCGGGCGTTGCCGAAGGCCTCCAGCACGCAGGTGGACTTGAGCAGCACGTCCTTGACTCTGTGGCAGATCAGCGCTCGCGTCGACGCGTCCCCCCCAGAAAACCCCAGCATGGGAGGACgatgggagggggcggggccggctctGCCCAGCACGGCCCAGGGCCTGAGGATCTGCAAGGCCGGGGATCCCGCTGGCTGGGCTGTCACAGGGTGCAGCCCTGAGGCCCGGccattctttctcctccttcctggaccgcagctgcagcctggggaggaggggctggcctggCCGCTTGGCCTCCAGCCGCAGCTTGGGCAGAGGTGCGGCCCCGTGTGCTCAGGAGCTGCCACTGCTGGTCCCCTGCAGACCGCGCCCACTGCCTCTTGACAGGAAGAGACGGGTCACACAGGAAGGTGCTTCTGCAAGGGCCACAGGGGAGGAGCAGCGGCCGGCCCcagcttcctggttcctggccacaACCCACACGCCTGCCTGGCGCGCTTGGCTGTCCTGACGGGGCTGCCAGGCTCTCTGGGCTTCCACGGGGCGCCCCCACCTACCTTGTCCTGTTTCCGATGTCCCTGGGCCCGTCTGCACCTCTCTGTGCCCTGCCTGCTggtgtgccccccacccccagctggcaGCCTAGGCCCTGGCTGGCTCATGCCCCTCGCTTGAGTGATCCTGGGTGTGGTTCAGCCACGTGCGGCCTCTGGGTGTGAGGAGAGGCCTGGGAGCCTCCGGGAGCCTGGCCCGGCCGGGCTCTCGcgtcccccagccccggccccggctgctCACCGCTGCACCTCGGCCCTCTGGCTGGGGTTGGTGACGGCGGCGATGTACTGCATGATATGCTTGCTGGCTTCCGTCTTCCCTGCGCCGCTCTCGCCTGCCGGGAGATGGGAGCTGACACCCGCCCCTCAgaggccagctccctgcctgcttgtttaaagatttacttagtggacaggcagagggacacagagagagagaatcttccaccccggcttcactccccagatggccgcagtggctggggctgggacggaTCTTAGCCAGGACCCGGAGCTCCGCCTGGGTGTCTGACACGGGTAACAGGGGCCGTcagccactgccctcccaggtgcaccagcaggcagcagcgtagctgggacttaaactggctcTGCGCTGTGGGACGCTGGCGTTGCAAggagtggcttaccctgctgggccacaacgccTGCACCCCCAGAGCCCTAACAGCCCTCTGCCACCCAGTGCACATGAGGACCCGAGGtccaggaggcctgggcagggggaagGTACCCGAGATGACGATGCAGGTGTCCCTGGACCGCTGCTTCATGGCCTTGTAGGCGGCGTTGGCCACGGCATAGAGGTGGGGTGGTCGCTCGTACAGTTCACGGCCCTGGTACTTGGCGATGGTCTCGGGCCCATACAGGGGCAGTTCCTGGTAGGGGTTCACGGACACCAGCACCTCGCCGATGTAGGTGTAGATGCGACCCTTCTCGAACCTGGACACACAGGACGACTGCTCAGCTCTCACGGCCTCTGGCTGCAGCCCGTGTCGGGCTCGGGCCCTGTCAACCATCCCCCCTCcctgagaagggggagggggtgggtgtcCCTCAGGCCTCCCTCGTGTCATCCTGGGTGAGCTGAGCCCCTCAGTTGCAACCACCACAACCAGTGTGAGATCCACGCTGCTTTCGGGGCCTGGAAGTCCCAGGACTGGACCACCCCGGGTGTGGCAGGGTCAGGGCTGGCTTCTGGGTGGACCCCACAGGACAGGTGGGGAGAGGGGTTgagaggaaggggctgggctggaggagggagagggctcAGCTGCTTCCTGTGTCAGAACCCGGCAaggggccccgcccagccccacccagaccACAGGATGGCACTGGCACTGGCTGTCGCTGTCTGCACCCCAGAGCGTGGCCGGTGGCTGCAGCCCTCCCCCCTCCACAGCCTCAGCCTCCTGCAGCCTGTCACCCTGGAGACCTGCGTCTGTCTCCCCTGACCCTGACCGCTCTGCCTGCCCCTCAGCCTCTGGGATCCTAGGGTGTGGGATCCGCCCTTCCCCACCTTGTGGCCCTCTCTGGGGCTCCCCCGGCTGCACCACTACCGTCTCTGACCTGGGCGTTCCCTTCGAGCTGTGGCCTTGCCATCCCCATCCTCAGAAAGCCTCGTGTTCGGGAGAACGAGGATGGACATTGCCTGAGCCCTCCTCTCCGCTCTGAGGGCTGCTAGGCCGGGGGCTCCCAGCGCTCAGCAGGTCACCCACACAGGCCCCagcaggcccctccctgccctgtctgCCACCCGGAGTGGCAACTGGGCTCCTGGGTTCCTTCtaccagccctgccctgtgaccCCACAcgtgctctcccccacccccacccggcccccagccccttgtCAACCAGAGTGAGGTCTGCCTGCCCGGGGCTGCCGGGCGAGACCGAGACACGAGGCGGCATCCGCAGTGTCAGCCGGGGTTGGCTACAAGGTGCTCATTTCAGCCCCGGTGTGGTCTGAATGGGAGGTGCGGGCCTCGCCGTGCTGACACGCTCCTTGTTCCCGTGGTGGTTGGGGGGCCCCTAGGgctgaggagctggggctggggggagggaggggcctggcgccCCTCCAGGGGTCTACCTGAGCTGCAGGTTCTTCATGAAGTCCTCCATGGTCACCTGGTCCAGGAGCACAAAGTCGGCCTTGCCACACCCGGGCCCTTCCTCGTCCTCCATGCTGCTGCTGGCAACACCCAGGCCGGGGTGCCCTGATCTTCCTGTGCGGCAGGCGGAGGGAAGGGGAGCTCGGGGAGGTCCAGCCCCGACCAGCCTCCCCCAGCGCACTGAAGTAGGAAGTGGGTtctggccctgggaggggccgCCCTGCCGATGAGCAGCTCCCTCCCCTGGAGGTGCTCTGAGCAGCTTCCTGCTCCCCGCCCGCCCCGGGAAGACTCTGCCTAACGGTCCTCAGTCCTCCAGCTGCGGTGCAGGTGCTGGGTCCTCCCCGTGGCCTGCGCAAAGCTCCCGTCCGCCCCAAACCCTGGCTGTGCACTCCACAGGAAGACTGCTTGGCATGATCATGTATCCAACGGCGTGCAGGTGTCCACAGAGAACCAATGTGCACAGTGAGCCTGCACACAGAAATGAAACAGGGTGGAGTCGGGCCACAGCATTCTCTACGGCAGGGCCGGCAGTCAGGGCTCGCTGTGCCCCAACCTGGGCCGTGAGAAGGGTGGAGACCCTGCGGCGTGGCCTGGGGGCTGGCCTGCAGGAGACCCTGACTGTCCTCGGCCTTGGGCGTTCTGGCAGGGGCACCGGGCTgtcctggggctcctggaggtgcacagaggaggcagggagggacagTCGCCCTCACAGTGAGGCCGTGCTGGGGAGGACGGACAGCTCTCGCCCTCTCCTTGCACAGGGAGGCTAGAGGCAGGTCCCAGTGTTCCCAGACCCGCGTCAGCCACGTGCCACCCGTGAGCCGTTGTTCTCACAGTGGTCTTTCAGTCATCTCGTTTTTCAACTTTGAGTGTTTGGCGCCGGCCCTGCGGTGCGGCAGGTGAGGTTACGACTCCCGTCCCAGGTCAGAGCTGCGgtgtgggtcccagctgctctgcttctgatccagctccctgccgacgcACCCGGGGGCAGCAGACCCTGGGCGCCtgccgcccacacgggagaccggacggtgctcctggcttcagcctggcccagcgctgactgtggcagcttttgggaagtgaaccagcagatggaagatctctgttactctgcatttcaaataacaaaGTAAATCTTCAACAAACAAAACCCCAACTTTTGAGTTGTCTGGTAAGCAAgtggatttttttctctcaaaaccTTAAATGAACACACACCTGGCAAAATTGGAAGTGCTATCCCAGCACCTAATAAAGTGAGCCGGGCACCACAGCCGCCTCCGGCGTGGAAAAGGCCCGGATCTGGGAAGCAGCGCTCTGGCTCCTCCCAGGGGGCCCTCGCGGGCCAGCTGGTCAAGTTCCATCTTTCCAAGCTCTGACACGGGGGCCCTCCCAGCCCGGCCTCATGGCCTGGTGCTTTTAGAGGGTTTCCCGGGCTGAGGGAGGGCCGGGGAGATGTCACCCTCAGCCCTCTTGTCACAGTTTCACTTCCCCAACCCCAGGAAGTCAGCAGGGGGGGCTGCGCTAATGACTCGAAGGAACCGGGCTTTGTTCCCCTGAAACTCAGGGACACTGGGACCCACACTTTGCCCTGTCGCTGGCCAGTGTTGGATTTCTCCCCCTCCAACCTCTCAGAAACGTCAGCCTCGGTTGGGGTGGAGCCCCTGGTGTGGCCGCAACCTCGTGGCCGCCTCCACCCTGACGGCTCGCACCGTGACGCGTCCTGTGCTGCCTCATTCGATCCTCGTGACCCACGCAGGAGCCGATACTCTCCTCTCTCATCCTTGGAAACCGAGGTCCAGAGATGACATCACACCAAGCGAGCTCCTTCCTGGCTCCGCACACTCACACTGCCCAGCAGCTGACTCGGGTCCCGCGGGCCGCCTGGctcccagagccccctccccgggACATGCTCCTCGCAGGGCCGCCCTGGCAGGGCACAGGCtgcagcagggaggtgggggcaaggagagcagggaggggcaccGCCCACTCAgcctgctgggggctgcaggaaCCTCCCTGTGAAGGTCCATGGGGCTCAGCCTGCACCCCCACTGATGCAGTCACCCAGAAAATGGTCCCTTCTGCTCACCCCTCCACATAGCCTAGCTACAGCTAAGGATTTACTTTGGGGGGTCAGCGTTATGGCATGGTGTTAGGCCACCAactgacactggcatctcacaagGGCTGGCTTGCGActtggctgctccagctccaatccagctccctgctaacagtcgggcaaaagcagtggaagatggcccaggcgattgggctcctgcacccacatgagacggGACGAGTGCtatggctgtggcctggcccagtactggcagccatcgggaatgaaccagcagatggaaggcagtACTGGCAGCCaccgggaatgaaccagcagatggaaggctgtCCCTCCCTCTGGAACCCTACCTCCTCTCACAGCGCTGTTTGTAAGCActgggcccaggcaggtggcctgAACCCCTGGCGGCACCCTCACAGCTCCTAGGAGGTGGCTGACGCCAGCTCCCGTTCCCCACCTGGGGTGTAGCTGCTGGTGTGCTTCTCAGCAGGGGGCAGCGCCCTGAGTCCTGCTACAGCCCTCCACGCCACAGGACGCCTGGTCTCAGCCAACTGAGAgcctgccagccctgcaggcagcccgCGTGGATGGCGACCAGTCCCTCACGTGAAACACGAAGCGTCATGCACTCGGGGGAGGACTGGGTGTGCCTCTGGGCCCACTGCACAATTCTGCCTTCAGCCGCGGCTGGGAGGTGAACGGCATCCACAGGAGGTACCCGAGCACCGCACCGAACAGTGGGGGCTCCCTCGGCCTTGGCCGGCATCTGCGGGGGTGGGCCGTGTGTGCTGTGTGGCCCGGTGGTCAGAAGCCCACAGCCTGTATTAGGGCCTGTGCCTGCTCCAGGCCCcggcagaccctggggagcagtggtgcccaccacccaccagggagacggACCGAGTgactggctcccggcttcagcccaggCAAGCCCCCGTGTGGGcacctgcggagtgaaccagcagacgaaacaAGCACTCTCcctaataaatgaaaatttaaaggtGAGCTTTCTCGTCTTTGCCTCCAGTATACAGAAAAAAGAACCACAGGCTGGACTGCACCGTGCtttgattttgtatttattaagtAGTTCTTGTTTTTCACGGAGACGCCGGGGGCGTGGGTCCGGGTGTAGACAGGCGCCTTGTTCTGGAAGCTGAGACCGCGGCAGCTGCACCTAGGGTTAGAGAAGCTTCGTTAGCcggcagcccaggccagggcccaCACCGCTGACCCCGGGAAGGGAGCACCGAGACCGCGAACCTGCTCACCAGGTGCTCGCACAGGAGGCCTTGGTCCCACTGCACGACAGGAGACGCAGACGAGACACCCCACGGAGGCCTGCTGTGAAGACGTGGCGACACCACACATGGCCGGCGGTTACCGCCTCCTGCGACCTGTGCAGGCGAGAACCACACCTAAATCCCCGAGCCACAGCCCAGAGCACCACCGCCGAAGCAGACTCTGGGGAAAGACTGTAGACAAACCCAACCCCAAGGCAGTCCCACGCCCTCCCAGGAACCCAGACCCCAGGCCCTGTCTGTCCCAAAGTGGTCTCCTGAGCTTGGGGACGGCAAACCCCCTGGGACCTTCTCTCAGCCAGGTGACTTGGGGCACTCAGCACAGAACCCCGAGGACCAACACAGTGAGGTGACTTGCTGGCCACAACCCTCCACGCCCTCACCGAGCACAGGCCCCACGGGTCGGCCGGACAGCCACCGAGGGGACCGTTCCTCGGGTCTCTTCCGGCTCTGGCATCCTGGGGGCGTCGGCCGACGTGGCTCgtgccaggtgctggggcagCCATGCCGCAGCGCCGCTGTCAGGGGCCGTGGGCGTCTCCGACGCCTCTCCTTGTGGATAACAAAGCAGCCGCGGCTTTCTGGACCCTGCTGGGAAACATGGAACTCTCCGGTTAGAGACAAAGTCAGCGGCCAGAGCACCACCTCCACTGACCGCCGGGCAAGCCCGTCCCCGCAGGGAGCGCAAGGCCCCTAGTCTCTCACGGCCGGCAAGCAGGCCGCCTCTGCGTAGGGGGACGGCAGTACCTCCTCCATTCCAAGGCTGTCTGTTGCAAAGACCCCCGGGGCCAAGGGCAGCAGGCACCCGACTCTCTCAAGGCCACAGGAACGCGAGACTCACAGGGACGCGTTTCCCCACGGCAGGCCCGGGGCGTTCGGAGGCTGTTCCTGGACTGAAGAGACAGACGGTCAGCTGGAAGCCTTGACCCCGAGAAGAGGTGACCCCTCCCACCAAGAACAAGAGGGcgcctccctccagcccaggcctggctcaaaCCTCGGCCTGCGCGCCCTCAACACCCGATTCCGCCCCTGGGCTCCCCATCTGTACTGGGCCTAGAACACTTCAGAGCTGACTCTGGGCACAAAACAAGAGCCCCCCCCGCGCGGGAGCCTTCCTCTCCGCCAGGCCGTGTTTCAGGACCCCACCCCAGCAGCTCCTCCTGCCGAACCTGCAGCACCGGTCGCCGGGGCCCGGCCTCCCCTTCCTCTGGCTCAGTCCCCAGCCTTGGAAAGGTGTTTAAGGATAAGGTGTACTGAGCCTAGAGCCCGGCCAACACCCTGTGCCCAAGGGTCCTCCCGTGCACGGTCACGTGGCCACCGGGGACGCGACACGTGGCCAGTGCGGACCGCAAGTTCTAGTCACTTTTAACGTCGCTCCGCGTGCGTGTCTACACAGCACCCGGCCCATCAGATCCGGCGGGCGCCGGCAGCTGTCTGAAAGTTCTATAACCTTGCTCCGGATGGGGCAGGGCAAGGCCTCAAACCGTTTCGACACTGCTCTGGCAAGCACTGCAGGAATGCACAGGGTCACGGCAGGCCCAGGCACGCTGGAGGCTTGCGGGCCCCGGACGCCTCCCAGAGCACCAGGAGGGGACCCAGGTGCAGAGACCCCTCAGCGAAGAGGCGTTGTGGCCCAGTCCAGGGGCAGCCTCTCCAGGGACAACCCCGGGCGACGGCGCAGGGGAAGCGGGGCGACTCACCGGGGCATCGTGCCGGCGGTCAGCCCTCTCGCCTCCCGGGGCCGTGCACCTGTTCGCGGCTGCCGCCTGCGGAGGCACGCGCGCGGTCAGGCCCGGCCTGCCTCTCCGGACCCCGGAACTCCCCTACCACACCGCCCACGCGGGTCCCTCAAGGTCACGAGGTCACGCGGGGCCACCTCTCTTGCGCGCCAGGCCCTC is part of the Oryctolagus cuniculus chromosome 16, mOryCun1.1, whole genome shotgun sequence genome and harbors:
- the LOC108177203 gene encoding uncharacterized protein, which gives rise to MAAPAPGTSHVGRRPQDARAGRDPRNGPLGGCPADPWGLCSVRAWRVVASKSPHCVGPRGSVLSAPSHLAERRSQGVCRPQAQETTLGQTGPGVWVPGRAWDCLGVGFVYSLSPESASAVVLWAVARGFRCGSRLHRSQEAVTAGHVWCRHVFTAGLRGVSRLRLLSCSGTKASCASTWCSCRGLSFQNKAPVYTRTHAPGVSVKNKNYLINTKSKHGAVQPVVLFSVYWRQRRESSPLNFHLLGRVLVSSAGSLRRCPHGGLPGLKPGASHSVRLPGGWWAPLLPRVCRGLEQAQALIQAVGF